In Scylla paramamosain isolate STU-SP2022 chromosome 19, ASM3559412v1, whole genome shotgun sequence, a single genomic region encodes these proteins:
- the LOC135109478 gene encoding uncharacterized protein LOC135109478: protein MAFQVPRCYKREEMGDVILYQLHRFSDASQKACGAVSYLRMIGAKRGKPLFYNVWQSKASSLETAHRRSSRGKLHRQLKNKLDTPLEKSIFWTDSVIVLQYIRNSEKWFCIFVVNCIMLIKERTMSEQWRYVNSSLNPADNASRSLSAAEISADCRWTQGPLFLWKGEHEWLSQSKDGRNWHHDPEFLNDNHPTELCMRTPP, encoded by the coding sequence ATGGCCTTTCAAGTTCCCCGATGTTACAAGCGAGAGGAGATGGGGGACGTTATATTATACCAACTACATCGCTTCAGCGATGCCTCTCAGAAGGCATGTGGAGCAGTGTCATATTTGCGCATGATAGGTGCAAAACGGGGAAAGCCACTGTTCTATAATGTATGGCAAAGCAAAGCCAGCTCCCTTGAAACAGCTCACCGCCGCAGTTCTCGCGGTAAACTTCATCGACAGCTAAAGAATAAGCTGGACACTCCGCTAGAAAAGTCAATATTCTGGACAGATAGCGTTATAGTGCTGCAATACATAAGGAACTCAGAGAAATGGTTTTGCATCTTCGTAGTGAACTGCATCATGTTGATCAAAGAGCGGACAATGTCAGAACAATGGAGATATGTGAACtcatcattaaatccagctgatAACGCTTCCAGAAGCTTATCTGCTGCAGAGATATCCGCAGATTGTCGATGGACGCAGGGACCATTGTTTCTATGGAAAGGGGAACACGAATGGCTGAGTCAGAGTAAGGATGGTCGCAACTGGCATCATGATCCAGAGTTCCTTAATGACAACCATCCAACAGAGCTCTGCATGCGGACGCCCCCCTGA